A single Mixta calida DNA region contains:
- a CDS encoding HTH-type transcriptional regulator: MEVKDPMVELLSSLEQIVLTRNVGDTFSAQQEKTVSVPEPQRLREMTGMKIDEFARVMGVSVSSVKSWEARRTRPSGSAQKLMQLLHSNPYLGRQLLD, translated from the coding sequence ATGGAAGTAAAAGATCCCATGGTTGAGTTACTCAGCAGTCTTGAGCAAATTGTATTGACACGGAATGTTGGCGATACCTTTTCCGCGCAGCAAGAAAAAACGGTCTCAGTGCCAGAACCACAGCGCCTGCGTGAAATGACCGGCATGAAAATTGATGAATTTGCCCGCGTGATGGGCGTGAGCGTCTCTTCAGTGAAAAGCTGGGAAGCGAGACGCACCCGCCCGTCAGGTAGCGCACAGAAGCTGATGCAGCTGCTGCATTCAAACCCGTATCTGGGCCGCCAGCTGCTTGACTGA